GATTAGGAGGATATTACAAGCTAGTAAAATTACATTAAAGGTAGGTGGTATTTTAATGTTTTTTGTCAATGTAGAGGCAGCTGTATACAAGAATAATAAATGGTTGATTATAAGACGTAGCTTGAAAGAAGGACACGCTGGTGGTCTTCTTTCGCTTGTTGGTGGCACGGTTGAAAATGAAGGAAATTCTAAAGATATACTAGAAAGAACTTTAAGAAGAGAACTGTTCGAGGAAGTTGGTGTTAAAGTAACAAAGAAGCTCGAATACCTAAGAAACACTTCATTTGTATTGGAAGATGGAAGAGAAGTAATTGATATTGTTTACCTGTGTGAACATGAAGAAGGTAAACCCTTTGCTAAAAGTAGAGATGA
This DNA window, taken from Bacillus sp. BGMRC 2118, encodes the following:
- a CDS encoding NUDIX domain-containing protein, with protein sequence MFFVNVEAAVYKNNKWLIIRRSLKEGHAGGLLSLVGGTVENEGNSKDILERTLRRELFEEVGVKVTKKLEYLRNTSFVLEDGREVIDIVYLCEHEEGKPFAKSRDEIDAVYWMSSDEIYSNPDAPIWLIESIREAEARRVKTI